The genomic DNA CGGTACCGTTTCACTGGGctataaatagcctaaaaatctgaaaaaaaaaagcatttgtgaggtgggaaagaaaaaaaaaaagaaagagagaaagagaggaaaaagagaggagggCACCGGCCATAGGCTTGGTCACCGGACGGCCACCGAGGGCTCATTGGCGGCTGCGCTGCCACCATGTGATGGCGTAAAAATTCAAAAggtcaattttttcttttttttttctttttttatttttgtattatattattattttatatattttggtatatatatatgggaaAATAGAATGAAAACAAAACAAGAATAGATTCACAATCACCTTAGGTTTAGGTTCGATTTTCGTGTTTTGTTGCCCTATTTGATATTATTCTTGCTTCTTTTGACTTCCCTCAACTCACTACTTGTATTTTGTAAAATCTATCTTTGCATTCATGGAAAAATGGCCGACCCTTTTACAGAAAGCCAaataggcttttatagcctttacaaaatcgtatttaatatttattgtctTGTCTTCTTTCTGGTCCTGCAGGGTATGGGTGAAGGTGACAGAGGCATGGCGGTACAGAGGAGCAGGTGGCCGATATGGTGGCATGGAGAGCTGGTGAGCAAGTGGGAGAGGCAGGGGTTGGTGCGCAAGTGGGGTTCGAGTTTCGAATCTTTGAGTTTAGGTTATTAATGGGGTAGTTGGGCTTCGGGTTTAATGGGTTAGTTTAGGATGGGATGGGTATGGGTTTTGAGTAGGTTTAGTTATTGGGTTTTGGggtggcccaaaattggcctgtacaACAGTTAACTTGAACTATTCACACATTTTAAAGAATCATGCTTTGAAAGATCCTTCTTTAAAATCTTTGATATAAGGATAGCAttgaatcaatttggtaccaatttttggacgTAACGAGGGTGCtcacccttcctcatgcgtaaccgactcccgaacccatttttttagattttacagGAACCAAAATGGTTTTAAGTGAAACAAAATATTTTAgtaggtgacccaatcacacctaagcgaagagattggtggcgactccatttggTTTTAAAAAGtaaatcccttttttttttccctaaaataaaaaatggtttcgagaGAAAGAATTACTCAAATAAACATTCgctaaattttttcaattttctctAGTAAATTGGTGTGTATAATTTCCAAATACTTTGGGGTATTATAGATGGAGATTTGCAAAACCAAATACTTTGGGGTATTATAGATGGAGATTTACAAAAGTTTTATTCTCATTCAGAGtatgtaattaattaaattggggGGGTTCAAGTCCAATATTTAGAACTTTCCACACCATATGGTTGGCGGGTTCAAGGGGAGAAATACTCTCCCATGCTGCGACAAACATGCCCTAGTTGGCTAGTTGGGTTGCTCCATGATCGATCCAATTTTATGAGCTTAcatctttttatttaaataaaaaaaaatcaaaactcatatatttaattaactcaataattaaaTGTTTCTCCAAAAcgtaattattataaataaataatttaattaattttaattgaataatTTACACAACTTAATTCTAATTACATTAAAATCATGACAACTCTATTGTTTTAGAATTTATGTAAACTTACTTAAATatccaaataaaattaaaatataatgactacatgatttaattttcactttgaattaaattatttaatttatccatccaattaaataaaaatacaaagaaattaAGTTAATTGTAAGTCATCTCTTGCATTCTCGAGAAAGTGAATTAACCACTGGTAGTAATTCACGTAACCTATTTCTCATTCATTCAAAGTTTTTATTATGCACATCGAAAAGAGTTATATTAAGCTAGCAAAAGGATCGATCAAAATATATAATTGGGTTTAGAAATTTTGTAATTAGGTTTCATCTCTTTGTTTATTAATTACAAAATTATTTAGTTATGGAGTCAATCTACTAAAAGTACCTAATTGATCTCCTTACtatataccattacgaaagctatatatatatatatagcttttgTGCAATGACTTTTCCATACGTGTGCTACCATCATAGAATATCCATGATCCCTTTCAGTTAAATATGTTCACGTAATCCGGTCAATTTTATCTGATGGTTACAATTGTATCTTCCATGATGAAAATGATCATTACTCATACTAGTAAATGATTAATCATTTGTCCTAAACAATTTACCCGAGGTCAAGTCCATTTCCATGATCCATACAATTTCAATAAGGGGATACTATTTACATTTGTTGTCGAGCAATGATTCCACTATTGTAATGAAGTAAAATCATGCGCAAATCATGTATCCAATATGCCAACTTTCGGCCCACTACCTTGAGAGCACAAGTGTTCAATATATCAAAACACATAAGTCATACACACATGGTTATTCACTTACTCATGATTTAGGTAAGTCATACTATGAACATCATAAGTGAaaaaaatccataaatggatctaaGATAAATTGAACTTGAATATTGTTTGATGTATTGTCAGTCTAAAGAATCACATCTATGTTTATGTTTTTAGGAGTCAAATTAACTTTGACAACTATGACAAgttatctccccaattggaattatAAATGATATAATATTCTTAACATGAACCAAACTCAATCTGATTCCAAGGACAACAAACAATTTAAATTACCTACAACTATAagttttcatcatgcattatagtcTGACCATATAACgtaacttaatattagttaaattttaagtAACCAACGAGCTAATATTTGTTTATTCATTTTGCTTTATATGCAAAAGCACCATTGAGAACAATCACACAAAAATAATCATGTGGTAATTTTTatatattcaatcaatttaaaaattaCAAGTAAACTATGATGAAATCACTACCCTAAGAAAACAAATCCTAACACCATTGCCAGTACATAAGGGCCTTTCTTGGAAAAATTCGGTTTAGAAAGCGTTTATGTTGCATAgagaaaatttatgttttattttctaAAACTAAGTTGTTGTGTAATTTATAGGAATAGACTCTTTACCAAATCCGTATATGTGTTTTGGAATAGACAGTCTAGGTCGTTTCTCAACTTTCTATCAACATAGTCTTATTTGCTATTCTTGAACTCTCaatctatttaaaatatgagCTCTAAATTTTAGAACTGACAATcacaatgaaaattttattgatgttTTAGTGGGAAGGTTAATATCTCTCTATGGGCTAGAAGACCAAAAGCAAACTCTctcaaaaatagaatttatttgtGGAATAAATCACACTGAAATCGACGCTTTGTATCGTCTACTTTGACCTAGTCTTTTGAGACTTAGTGTTACCCATGTATTACACGAGATAAGAAATTAGTTGAAAATGATAGAGTTATActttaaatcttattatgtctgatttttatttttatttttatataaaagatataaaatgataaaaaattctatttatttttaaaataaaaattaaattgtggtttagtttggtttggtttggtttACTCGTTAGAACTAATATTAGTAGAGATTATAGTTTTGAGAGAGTAACTTATATTCACCGTAAAGTGGATGCCTTAAATTCTAGTACTAATTAATGCAAAAACATAAACTTTCTTTCTCAAGTCCACTCATTCTCCGTAGCTTTTGTCATGGCCAGACAGCACGTGGTTCATCTTTGTTGAAAAAACAAggcaatttatatatatttaaacctTCAAATTCATTCGTAGGGTTAAAGAGCATTGACCCACTcggatcatcatcatcatcatcattcaccAAAATATAAATGGCATGCTGCTGATGGGTGTACTTGGATTTTATTCAGCCATTTCAATGTCATGAAACAAGGAATTCAGGTCTGTTCTTGCGTCTTCTTTCTAAATGCTGATGAAATGGGGAAGTAGGATTCTTTACAGACTTTGAATCATACAAATTGTCAACTCAGCTGCAATTTTTCACAATATTGAGATATTCTATCCTTTTGTTCTCATACCATCTTTCCTATTTGATTAGAAATTTTCCATCAACTTTCAATGGGAAAGAAAAGGTGCTGGTTTAGTTGGGTGAAGAAGATATTCGCTTCTGATGCAAAACCAAAACCGGAAAAGGTTCatttttaactcttttttttttgttgagaATAATAGCTTTTGGTTTATCAAAAGTTTGATTGTACTTTGCAGAAATCAAGGAGGTGGAAATGGATTTTTAGAAGACTGAAACTAAAGCAACACCACCTTGCACTTCCTGCACCTCAAAAATCATTGTGTGAAGCAAGGGAAGAGCAAAGAAATCATGCTTTAAACGTAGCCATTGCAACAGCTGCCGCAGCGGAGGCTGCAATTGCTGCCGCCCAAGCAGCGGCTGAGGTTGTGCGTCTCACAGTTGCCTCTAACCCTTCTCATCATTTCACTACAATCGACAGAAACTTGGCTGCTCTTAAAATCCAAACTGCTTATCGGGCACACCTGGTGAGCATGCATACCTTTCAAATGTTTGCTCTTTTTATCATCTAAGCAGCCTGCTTCCTTGATGCTTGGATTTACCAAATTTATACATGTTGTTCAATTTGGAATTATATGAATTTCAAGTCACTGTGGAATAGGCAAGGAAAGCACTCAGGGCATTGAAGGGAGTAGTGAAACTCCAAGCTATTGTTCGAGGCCGAGCTGTGAGGCGTCAGGCATTGATTAACCGGAAGTGGTTACAGTCTGGTACAAATATGTACCCAAAGGTGAAGGAGAAGAGTACTTCTCCAACTAAAGTAATCTGTCAAGACAGCAGGAGAAAACAGAGTCTCATGAACAAAGATGAATTGCAGGACAAAGACATTAAAGTATGTTTGATAATtcaactcaaactatttattttactatCCTTGTAAATGCATTTGAGGGAACAAATGAGCCAGAATGATCAATCATTTGCTGTAGACTTAATGTGTATATTGTATGAACTCTGTTTTCTTAATTGGTGACCTTTGTTCAATAACTAAACATGTTGTCAGGGGCAGTATGCATGCAATAGTGAAAAGAGTTGGAATGACAGTGTACTTTCTAAACAAGACATTGAAGTCAATTTTTTAAGAAGCCAGGAGGCAATGGCCAAAAGAGAGCGTATGAAGAAATACTCCTACTCCCATCGGGTAATTTCATCTCATATATTTGGTGATTTTCAAGGAAATAAACAAATTCCAACTGTCGCCATTTTAATGACCTATTCCCAAATAGAGTGCAAACTTTTGTGTATGTTTCCTGTTTTTGTTCATAGTTAACTGACTCATTTTCCCTTCAGGAGAGGCTAAATACTCGTATGCTTGATGAATTGGTGCACGTCAAAGAAGCTAAAGCTGAGGCAAATGAAAGGGAAAGAGTGATGACTTCGAAACTGGATGTGCCTTCAAATTTGAGTACATGGGAAGTAAATGGTCCACCTCATGTTAGACATAGAAAATTGAAAAAGCAGCAAGATACACTAAATGGAATGAATCCGCTCTTTTCATTTCCAAGAAGATCATTTAGTCGTACGCAGCAGAGTGTAGCCGGAGATGAAGGTTCCATCCCCAATTCGCCAGTTTTTCCTAGTTATATGGGAGCAACAGAATGTGCAAAAGCAAAGGCAAGGTCAAGGAGCACGCCAAGGCAACGGGTAGGATTTTGGGATAGTTGCTTTGATAATAGTGGGGCATACAAGGGTGGACTTTCTTTGTGGTCCACTTATGAGCGTGCGCCATTCAGCATCGATGAGAGTTGTTGTCTTCCTATGAATCCACACATTGGTTATATGACGTAACATTTGTAAAATGAAAATCAGGATGCTGGTCTCAATAGGTGCAATGCGTCTTTACCAGTTATAAAATGGCATAAATTCGAGAATTACAACAGCCTCATATTAGAAGGAAGGTTTTTCTGTATTTGACAAGGTATATATAATTTGTTTGTTtgctctatttttattttttgtggaAAATGGGTTGTTTTGGAAGGAGTTTTGTGCCGACTAATGTGCAGTGAAAGATTTGGCTTGTATCAAAAAGGGGAAACTTCACATGTACTCATATCTATAAAAATGTTCAATCAATTTATTTTCTTGAAGATGAGAATGTTATTTCTCTGCTTCTGCTTCTGCTTCAGCATGAAGCAGCTTTGTTGTCATTTGGGGAGCCTCTCTGCAAGTTTATGATGGTAATTTGCAatgtttaataatataatataatgtcCCTTTGATTTATTATGTGATAATCAGTTTTTGCTAAAGGTTGCGTAGCAGAACACAAAATTTTTGGAAATGTTCGGATGTGATTTTTCGAAAAGGACTGATATAAATCGATATATCTTTTTcttcaaaatatataaataatattatatcatctacttttcataatatataatatttcttAATTTAGATTTAGATTTAATCATACGTGTTTAAGCATGAAATTAATAAATTGTAATAGGGGGAGCATTCAGCATGCATTGTCCCAACACCAGCTATAGGGTGTTGCAACACCGGTCCGACGAGACCCAAAATAATGCAAGGGTGTTTTTGTTTGTACAATAATAATTAACTTGTTAATCAATCTGTAATTGATCTAATTAGGTCATACTACATAACTACTATATAAATCAGCTCAGAACAATAGATTAGGGACTATTCGACAGATTTCTTTACACAAATTTCAGTTTAGCTTTCAATAAATTAGGGGACTAATTAAAACTAAATAATTTCAGTTTAGTGTTGCTTTATTTCTTTACACATAATTTTAGTAAAGTTGTCCACTTAAGTagcagttactaaattatttacatTTTGGTCTACAATGTTCCAAATTAAAATCCGCTTGCTGtttttgaaactaaactcaatgaactttttaccataaaaatttcaaaattttcacttaagtcaattaaaacaataaattgttttaatttttcccTATTATGCTGCTAGGCACCTTTgaaccttcttcactaaaaattaattacctTTGAGTACGGGACTCGTATAATGATTCCTTTTGTTTTccttaaaaatagacttattaatattttaagaatataaatttcat from Gossypium arboreum isolate Shixiya-1 chromosome 9, ASM2569848v2, whole genome shotgun sequence includes the following:
- the LOC108455559 gene encoding protein IQ-DOMAIN 12; the encoded protein is MGKKRCWFSWVKKIFASDAKPKPEKKSRRWKWIFRRLKLKQHHLALPAPQKSLCEAREEQRNHALNVAIATAAAAEAAIAAAQAAAEVVRLTVASNPSHHFTTIDRNLAALKIQTAYRAHLARKALRALKGVVKLQAIVRGRAVRRQALINRKWLQSGTNMYPKVKEKSTSPTKVICQDSRRKQSLMNKDELQDKDIKGQYACNSEKSWNDSVLSKQDIEVNFLRSQEAMAKRERMKKYSYSHRERLNTRMLDELVHVKEAKAEANERERVMTSKLDVPSNLSTWEVNGPPHVRHRKLKKQQDTLNGMNPLFSFPRRSFSRTQQSVAGDEGSIPNSPVFPSYMGATECAKAKARSRSTPRQRVGFWDSCFDNSGAYKGGLSLWSTYERAPFSIDESCCLPMNPHIGYMT